One window from the genome of Deltaproteobacteria bacterium encodes:
- a CDS encoding GNAT family N-acetyltransferase: protein MNVTVRRMSPQDTESILKINEKITGRPHEAQWESRIIDLLARNPLGCLVAESEGTVVGFVLGDIRGWEFAIPKSGWIEIVGVDPDCQGKGVARALIEKLGIYFRNHNVEQVLTMVNWNDAGLVGFFRALGFERSEFIVLEKRAVQP from the coding sequence ATGAACGTGACGGTGCGGCGGATGAGCCCGCAGGATACGGAATCGATCCTCAAGATCAACGAAAAGATCACAGGGCGGCCGCACGAGGCGCAATGGGAATCACGGATCATCGATCTGCTCGCGCGCAACCCGCTCGGGTGCCTTGTCGCGGAGTCGGAAGGGACGGTCGTCGGATTCGTCCTCGGGGACATCCGCGGGTGGGAATTCGCCATCCCGAAAAGCGGGTGGATCGAGATCGTGGGCGTGGACCCGGACTGCCAGGGGAAAGGGGTCGCACGCGCCCTTATAGAGAAACTCGGGATATACTTCCGGAATCACAATGTGGAACAAGTGCTGACGATGGTGAACTGGAACGACGCCGGTCTCGTGGGTTTCTTCCGGGCATTGGGTTTCGAACGATCCGAATTCATCGTGCTGGAAAAGAGAGCCGTGCAACCGTGA